One Tachysurus vachellii isolate PV-2020 chromosome 18, HZAU_Pvac_v1, whole genome shotgun sequence DNA segment encodes these proteins:
- the wipi1 gene encoding WD repeat domain phosphoinositide-interacting protein 1 isoform X4, producing the protein MESGDGGGGARGPELRCASFNQDSTSLAVGTKEGYRLFSVTAVDKLECIHESAENPDVYIVERLFSSSLVVVVSHSMPRRMNVYHFKKGTEICNYSYSNSVLSVRLNRQRLVVCLEESIYIHNIKDMKLLKTLLNTPSNPSGLCALSINHSKSYLAYPGSATIGEITIYDANNLNTVTEISAHDSQLAAITFNASGTKLASASERGTVIRVFSIPEGQRLFEFRRGMKSPDAQFLCASSNTETVHIFKLEQHGHGGEEENPSWSAYVGKMFSAASSYLPAQVSGMMSQDRAFATVRLNTQGHKHTCTLTTIQKLPRLLVASSEGQLFIYNIDPQDGGECMLVHTHRLLGSEDKAEVSEGTVAPSYAATAAIGTCGPASATLTGYSEDGGVMKGEVIPEHEFAAGPVCLDDETEFPPINRCLGGSRRGRTGHL; encoded by the exons ctCGCTGGCTGTGGGAACTAAGGAAGGTTACAGACTGTTCTCGGTCACCGCCGTGGATAAACTGGAGTGCATTCACGAAAGCG CCGAGAATCCGGACGTCTACATTGTGGAGCGTTTGTTCTCCAGCAgcctggtggtggtggtgagtcACTCGATGCCGCGGCGCATGAACGTCTACCACTTCAAGAAAGGAACGGAGATCTGCAACTACAGCTACTCCAACTCCGTGCTCTCCGTGCGCCTCAACCGACAG AGGCTGGTGGTTTGTCTGGAAGAGTCCATTTACATCCACAACATAAAGGACATGAAGCTTCTGAAGACTCTCCTGAACACACCATCTAATCCCTCAG gtctctgtgctctctctatCAACCATTCCAAATCTTACCTGGCATATCCTGGCAGCGCCACCATCGGAGAAATCACTATTTATGACGCCAACAATCTG aacacagtgacCGAGATTTCAGCTCACGACAGTCAGTTAGCCGCCATCACCTTCAATGCCTCAGGCACCAAACTGGCCAGCGCTTCAGAgagg GGCACAGTGATTCGAGTGTTCTCCATTCCGGAAGGACAGAGACTGTTTGAGTTCCGCAGAGGAATGAAAAG TCCTGATGCTCAGTTCCTGTGTGCTTCGAGCAATACTGAGACGGTCCACATCTTCAAACTAGAACAGCATGGACATGG tggggAGGAGGAGAACCCCTCGTGGTCAGCGTATGTGGGGAAGATGTTTTCTGCAGCGAGCAGCTACCTGCCAGCGCAGGTTTCAGGAATGATGAGTCAGGATCGAGCGTTCGCCACGGTCCGCCTTAACACACAAggccacaaacacacctgcacTTTAACAAC AATCCAGAAGCTTCCGCGGCTTCTCGTAGCCTCGTCTGAAGGGCAGCTCTTTATTTATAACATCGACCCTCAGGACGGGGGCGAGTGCAtgctggtacacacacacag GCTGTTAGGATCGGAAGACAAAGCCGAGGTGTCTGAGGGAACAGTGGCTCCTTCTTACGCTGCCACAGCAGCCATTGGCACCTGCGGACCTGCTTCTGCCACACTAACCG GCTATTCCGAGGATGGAGGAGTGATGAAGGGCGAGGTGATTCCAGAGCACGAGTTCGCCGCCGGTCCCGTGTGCCTGGATGACGAGACCGAGTTTCCTCCA ATAAATCGGTGTCTTGGTGGATCTCGTCGTGGCAGAACCGGCCATCTGTGA
- the wipi1 gene encoding WD repeat domain phosphoinositide-interacting protein 1 isoform X1, with protein MESGDGGGGARGPELRCASFNQDSTSLAVGTKEGYRLFSVTAVDKLECIHESAENPDVYIVERLFSSSLVVVVSHSMPRRMNVYHFKKGTEICNYSYSNSVLSVRLNRQRLVVCLEESIYIHNIKDMKLLKTLLNTPSNPSGLCALSINHSKSYLAYPGSATIGEITIYDANNLNTVTEISAHDSQLAAITFNASGTKLASASERGTVIRVFSIPEGQRLFEFRRGMKRYVNISSLSFSPDAQFLCASSNTETVHIFKLEQHGHGGEEENPSWSAYVGKMFSAASSYLPAQVSGMMSQDRAFATVRLNTQGHKHTCTLTTIQKLPRLLVASSEGQLFIYNIDPQDGGECMLVHTHRLLGSEDKAEVSEGTVAPSYAATAAIGTCGPASATLTGYSEDGGVMKGEVIPEHEFAAGPVCLDDETEFPPINRCLGGSRRGRTGHL; from the exons ctCGCTGGCTGTGGGAACTAAGGAAGGTTACAGACTGTTCTCGGTCACCGCCGTGGATAAACTGGAGTGCATTCACGAAAGCG CCGAGAATCCGGACGTCTACATTGTGGAGCGTTTGTTCTCCAGCAgcctggtggtggtggtgagtcACTCGATGCCGCGGCGCATGAACGTCTACCACTTCAAGAAAGGAACGGAGATCTGCAACTACAGCTACTCCAACTCCGTGCTCTCCGTGCGCCTCAACCGACAG AGGCTGGTGGTTTGTCTGGAAGAGTCCATTTACATCCACAACATAAAGGACATGAAGCTTCTGAAGACTCTCCTGAACACACCATCTAATCCCTCAG gtctctgtgctctctctatCAACCATTCCAAATCTTACCTGGCATATCCTGGCAGCGCCACCATCGGAGAAATCACTATTTATGACGCCAACAATCTG aacacagtgacCGAGATTTCAGCTCACGACAGTCAGTTAGCCGCCATCACCTTCAATGCCTCAGGCACCAAACTGGCCAGCGCTTCAGAgagg GGCACAGTGATTCGAGTGTTCTCCATTCCGGAAGGACAGAGACTGTTTGAGTTCCGCAGAGGAATGAAAAG atACGTGAACATCAGCTCTCTGTCCTTCAGTCCTGATGCTCAGTTCCTGTGTGCTTCGAGCAATACTGAGACGGTCCACATCTTCAAACTAGAACAGCATGGACATGG tggggAGGAGGAGAACCCCTCGTGGTCAGCGTATGTGGGGAAGATGTTTTCTGCAGCGAGCAGCTACCTGCCAGCGCAGGTTTCAGGAATGATGAGTCAGGATCGAGCGTTCGCCACGGTCCGCCTTAACACACAAggccacaaacacacctgcacTTTAACAAC AATCCAGAAGCTTCCGCGGCTTCTCGTAGCCTCGTCTGAAGGGCAGCTCTTTATTTATAACATCGACCCTCAGGACGGGGGCGAGTGCAtgctggtacacacacacag GCTGTTAGGATCGGAAGACAAAGCCGAGGTGTCTGAGGGAACAGTGGCTCCTTCTTACGCTGCCACAGCAGCCATTGGCACCTGCGGACCTGCTTCTGCCACACTAACCG GCTATTCCGAGGATGGAGGAGTGATGAAGGGCGAGGTGATTCCAGAGCACGAGTTCGCCGCCGGTCCCGTGTGCCTGGATGACGAGACCGAGTTTCCTCCA ATAAATCGGTGTCTTGGTGGATCTCGTCGTGGCAGAACCGGCCATCTGTGA
- the wipi1 gene encoding WD repeat domain phosphoinositide-interacting protein 1 isoform X2 encodes MESGDGGGGARGPELRCASFNQDSTSLAVGTKEGYRLFSVTAVDKLECIHESAENPDVYIVERLFSSSLVVVVSHSMPRRMNVYHFKKGTEICNYSYSNSVLSVRLNRQRLVVCLEESIYIHNIKDMKLLKTLLNTPSNPSGLCALSINHSKSYLAYPGSATIGEITIYDANNLISAHDSQLAAITFNASGTKLASASERGTVIRVFSIPEGQRLFEFRRGMKRYVNISSLSFSPDAQFLCASSNTETVHIFKLEQHGHGGEEENPSWSAYVGKMFSAASSYLPAQVSGMMSQDRAFATVRLNTQGHKHTCTLTTIQKLPRLLVASSEGQLFIYNIDPQDGGECMLVHTHRLLGSEDKAEVSEGTVAPSYAATAAIGTCGPASATLTGYSEDGGVMKGEVIPEHEFAAGPVCLDDETEFPPINRCLGGSRRGRTGHL; translated from the exons ctCGCTGGCTGTGGGAACTAAGGAAGGTTACAGACTGTTCTCGGTCACCGCCGTGGATAAACTGGAGTGCATTCACGAAAGCG CCGAGAATCCGGACGTCTACATTGTGGAGCGTTTGTTCTCCAGCAgcctggtggtggtggtgagtcACTCGATGCCGCGGCGCATGAACGTCTACCACTTCAAGAAAGGAACGGAGATCTGCAACTACAGCTACTCCAACTCCGTGCTCTCCGTGCGCCTCAACCGACAG AGGCTGGTGGTTTGTCTGGAAGAGTCCATTTACATCCACAACATAAAGGACATGAAGCTTCTGAAGACTCTCCTGAACACACCATCTAATCCCTCAG gtctctgtgctctctctatCAACCATTCCAAATCTTACCTGGCATATCCTGGCAGCGCCACCATCGGAGAAATCACTATTTATGACGCCAACAATCTG ATTTCAGCTCACGACAGTCAGTTAGCCGCCATCACCTTCAATGCCTCAGGCACCAAACTGGCCAGCGCTTCAGAgagg GGCACAGTGATTCGAGTGTTCTCCATTCCGGAAGGACAGAGACTGTTTGAGTTCCGCAGAGGAATGAAAAG atACGTGAACATCAGCTCTCTGTCCTTCAGTCCTGATGCTCAGTTCCTGTGTGCTTCGAGCAATACTGAGACGGTCCACATCTTCAAACTAGAACAGCATGGACATGG tggggAGGAGGAGAACCCCTCGTGGTCAGCGTATGTGGGGAAGATGTTTTCTGCAGCGAGCAGCTACCTGCCAGCGCAGGTTTCAGGAATGATGAGTCAGGATCGAGCGTTCGCCACGGTCCGCCTTAACACACAAggccacaaacacacctgcacTTTAACAAC AATCCAGAAGCTTCCGCGGCTTCTCGTAGCCTCGTCTGAAGGGCAGCTCTTTATTTATAACATCGACCCTCAGGACGGGGGCGAGTGCAtgctggtacacacacacag GCTGTTAGGATCGGAAGACAAAGCCGAGGTGTCTGAGGGAACAGTGGCTCCTTCTTACGCTGCCACAGCAGCCATTGGCACCTGCGGACCTGCTTCTGCCACACTAACCG GCTATTCCGAGGATGGAGGAGTGATGAAGGGCGAGGTGATTCCAGAGCACGAGTTCGCCGCCGGTCCCGTGTGCCTGGATGACGAGACCGAGTTTCCTCCA ATAAATCGGTGTCTTGGTGGATCTCGTCGTGGCAGAACCGGCCATCTGTGA
- the wipi1 gene encoding WD repeat domain phosphoinositide-interacting protein 1 isoform X3: protein MESGDGGGGARGPELRCASFNQDSTSLAVGTKEGYRLFSVTAVDKLECIHESAENPDVYIVERLFSSSLVVVVSHSMPRRMNVYHFKKGTEICNYSYSNSVLSVRLNRQRLVVCLEESIYIHNIKDMKLLKTLLNTPSNPSGLCALSINHSKSYLAYPGSATIGEITIYDANNLNTVTEISAHDSQLAAITFNASGTKLASASERGTVIRVFSIPEGQRLFEFRRGMKRYVNISSLSFSPDAQFLCASSNTETVHIFKLEQHGHGGEEENPSWSAYVGKMFSAASSYLPAQVSGMMSQDRAFATVRLNTQGHKHTCTLTTIQKLPRLLVASSEGQLFIYNIDPQDGGECMLVHTHRLLGSEDKAEVSEGTVAPSYAATAAIGTCGPASATLTGYSEDGGVMKGEVIPEHEFAAGPVCLDDETEFPPVSIQTP, encoded by the exons ctCGCTGGCTGTGGGAACTAAGGAAGGTTACAGACTGTTCTCGGTCACCGCCGTGGATAAACTGGAGTGCATTCACGAAAGCG CCGAGAATCCGGACGTCTACATTGTGGAGCGTTTGTTCTCCAGCAgcctggtggtggtggtgagtcACTCGATGCCGCGGCGCATGAACGTCTACCACTTCAAGAAAGGAACGGAGATCTGCAACTACAGCTACTCCAACTCCGTGCTCTCCGTGCGCCTCAACCGACAG AGGCTGGTGGTTTGTCTGGAAGAGTCCATTTACATCCACAACATAAAGGACATGAAGCTTCTGAAGACTCTCCTGAACACACCATCTAATCCCTCAG gtctctgtgctctctctatCAACCATTCCAAATCTTACCTGGCATATCCTGGCAGCGCCACCATCGGAGAAATCACTATTTATGACGCCAACAATCTG aacacagtgacCGAGATTTCAGCTCACGACAGTCAGTTAGCCGCCATCACCTTCAATGCCTCAGGCACCAAACTGGCCAGCGCTTCAGAgagg GGCACAGTGATTCGAGTGTTCTCCATTCCGGAAGGACAGAGACTGTTTGAGTTCCGCAGAGGAATGAAAAG atACGTGAACATCAGCTCTCTGTCCTTCAGTCCTGATGCTCAGTTCCTGTGTGCTTCGAGCAATACTGAGACGGTCCACATCTTCAAACTAGAACAGCATGGACATGG tggggAGGAGGAGAACCCCTCGTGGTCAGCGTATGTGGGGAAGATGTTTTCTGCAGCGAGCAGCTACCTGCCAGCGCAGGTTTCAGGAATGATGAGTCAGGATCGAGCGTTCGCCACGGTCCGCCTTAACACACAAggccacaaacacacctgcacTTTAACAAC AATCCAGAAGCTTCCGCGGCTTCTCGTAGCCTCGTCTGAAGGGCAGCTCTTTATTTATAACATCGACCCTCAGGACGGGGGCGAGTGCAtgctggtacacacacacag GCTGTTAGGATCGGAAGACAAAGCCGAGGTGTCTGAGGGAACAGTGGCTCCTTCTTACGCTGCCACAGCAGCCATTGGCACCTGCGGACCTGCTTCTGCCACACTAACCG GCTATTCCGAGGATGGAGGAGTGATGAAGGGCGAGGTGATTCCAGAGCACGAGTTCGCCGCCGGTCCCGTGTGCCTGGATGACGAGACCGAGTTTCCTCCAGTGAGCATTCAGACCCC ATAA